One genomic segment of Pseudochaenichthys georgianus unplaced genomic scaffold, fPseGeo1.2 scaffold_1539_arrow_ctg1, whole genome shotgun sequence includes these proteins:
- the thnsl2 gene encoding threonine synthase-like 2 isoform X2 produces MQFCSTRGGVHGWDFQQVLFSGFAPDGGMFMPESVPVLSPETLRSWGGLSYTDLVVEVASLFIPPHLIPREDLEGLVNEALSGFSVPQVVTVARLKDGLSVLELFHGETLAFKDLAITCTVRFLDYFLQKQNRRATVIVGTSGDTGGSAIQSAKGLRGLDVLVVFPRGRITPVQEKHMTTCLEDNVHVFAADGSSDDIDQPLRRLFADQDLVRAHGLMSLNSVNWSRVMVQLAHFIYAYLQLSGVKPAEGDLPELEVVVPTGGAGNIAAGYIVKQMGLPLKLVAMVNSNDIVHRTVTEGDFSMADHVKQTLAPAIDIQDPYNMERVFWLLLGRDGASVKKMMEEFQQSHKHSLPENHRKLLSQVLSTGSVSDEGILETMRRCWEENQYLLCPHSAVAVWHHYHCPHKPTINRCYIATASPAKFQAAVQKAGLTFDLPEAVLALDELPTRYQNLERSADWCKDWEESLRRKIQSVSASRKN; encoded by the exons ATGCAGTTCTGCAGTACTCGGGGGGGAGTCCATGGATGGGACTTCCAGCAGGTGCTTTTCTCCGGGTTTGCTCCAGACGGAGGGATGTTCATGCCTGAAAGTGTTCCTGTGCTGAGCCCCGAGACCCTGAGGAGCTGGGGGGGGCTGAGCTACACCGACCTGGTGGTGGAGGTGGCCTCTCTGTTCATCCCCCCCCATCTGATCCCCAGAGAGGACCTGGAGG GGTTAGTCAATGAGGCTCTGAGTGGATTCTCGGTGCCCCAGGTGGTGACTGTCGCCCGGCTGAAGGAcggtctgtccgtcctggagctTTTCCACGGAGAAACCTTAGCCTTTAAGGACCTGGCGATCACCTGCACCGTGCGCTTCCTCGACTACTTCCTGCAGAAACAGAATCGCCGAGCTACAGTCATTGTGG GAACATCGGGAGACACGGGGGGGTCGGCCATCCAAAGTGCGAAGGGCCTCAGAGGACTGGACGTTCTGGTGGTTTTCCCTCGAGGACGCATCACTCCAGTCCAGGAGAAACACATGACCACCTGCCTGGAGGACAACGTGCACGTGTTTGcag CTGACGGCAGCTCGGACGACATCGACCAGCCTCTGCGTCGCCTTTTTGCCGACCAGGATTTGGTCCGAGCTCACGGCCTGATGAGCCTGAACTCTGTGAACTGGTCCAGAGTCATGGTGCAGCTCGCGCACTTTATCTACGCCTACCTGCAGCTCAGCGGGGTGAAGCCGGCGGAGGGAGATCTGCCTGAACTGGAGGTGGTGGTTCCCACTGGGGGGGCGGGCAACATCGCAG CTGGATACATTGTGAAGCAGATGGGATTGCCTCTGAAACTGGTGGCCATGGTGAACTCTAACGACATCGTTCACAGGACGGTAACCGAGGGGGACTTCTCCATGGCGGATCATGTCAAACAAACATTAGCCCCCGCTATCGACATCCAG GACCCGTACAACATGGAGCGGGTGTTCTGGCTGCTGCTGGGCAGAGACGGAGCGTCAGTGAAGAAGATGATGGAGGAGTTTCAACAATCCCACAAACACTCTCTGCCAGAAAACCACCGCAAACTG CTGTCCCAGGTGTTATCCACTGGATCAGTGAGTGATGAAGGCATCCTGGAGACCATGAGGAGGTGCTGGGAGGAGAACCAgtacctcctctgtcctcactcCGCTGTGGCTGTGTGGCATCACTACCACTGTCCCCACAAACCCACCATCAACAG GTGTTACATCGCCACAGCATCTCCAGCCAAGTTCCAGGCCGCCGTGCAGAAGGCAggtctgacctttgacctcccgGAGGCCGTGCTGGCGTTGGACGAGCTGCCGACCCGGTACCAGAACCTGGAGCGGAGCGCAGACTGGTGCAAAGACTGGGAGGAGAGCCTGAGACGGAAAATACAGTCTGTGAGCGCGTCCAGGAAAAACTGA
- the thnsl2 gene encoding threonine synthase-like 2 isoform X1: MQFCSTRGGVHGWDFQQVLFSGFAPDGGMFMPESVPVLSPETLRSWGGLSYTDLVVEVASLFIPPHLIPREDLEGLVNEALSGFSVPQVVTVARLKDGLSVLELFHGETLAFKDLAITCTVRFLDYFLQKQNRRATVIVGTSGDTGGSAIQSAKGLRGLDVLVVFPRGRITPVQEKHMTTCLEDNVHVFAADGSSDDIDQPLRRLFADQDLVRAHGLMSLNSVNWSRVMVQLAHFIYAYLQLSGVKPAEGDLPELEVVVPTGGAGNIAAGYIVKQMGLPLKLVAMVNSNDIVHRTVTEGDFSMADHVKQTLAPAIDIQDPYNMERVFWLLLGRDGASVKKMMEEFQQSHKHSLPENHRKLLSQVLSTGSVSDEGILETMRRCWEENQYLLCPHSAVAVWHHYHCPHKPTINRCYIATASPAKFQAAVQKAGLTFDLPEAVLALDELPTRYQNLERSADWCKDWEESLRRKIQSLLTRRHPLAPPFPHIQGQLKSLPSRPVLRRNPSSLLLTSCSVSPSSNIFQQDGG, encoded by the exons ATGCAGTTCTGCAGTACTCGGGGGGGAGTCCATGGATGGGACTTCCAGCAGGTGCTTTTCTCCGGGTTTGCTCCAGACGGAGGGATGTTCATGCCTGAAAGTGTTCCTGTGCTGAGCCCCGAGACCCTGAGGAGCTGGGGGGGGCTGAGCTACACCGACCTGGTGGTGGAGGTGGCCTCTCTGTTCATCCCCCCCCATCTGATCCCCAGAGAGGACCTGGAGG GGTTAGTCAATGAGGCTCTGAGTGGATTCTCGGTGCCCCAGGTGGTGACTGTCGCCCGGCTGAAGGAcggtctgtccgtcctggagctTTTCCACGGAGAAACCTTAGCCTTTAAGGACCTGGCGATCACCTGCACCGTGCGCTTCCTCGACTACTTCCTGCAGAAACAGAATCGCCGAGCTACAGTCATTGTGG GAACATCGGGAGACACGGGGGGGTCGGCCATCCAAAGTGCGAAGGGCCTCAGAGGACTGGACGTTCTGGTGGTTTTCCCTCGAGGACGCATCACTCCAGTCCAGGAGAAACACATGACCACCTGCCTGGAGGACAACGTGCACGTGTTTGcag CTGACGGCAGCTCGGACGACATCGACCAGCCTCTGCGTCGCCTTTTTGCCGACCAGGATTTGGTCCGAGCTCACGGCCTGATGAGCCTGAACTCTGTGAACTGGTCCAGAGTCATGGTGCAGCTCGCGCACTTTATCTACGCCTACCTGCAGCTCAGCGGGGTGAAGCCGGCGGAGGGAGATCTGCCTGAACTGGAGGTGGTGGTTCCCACTGGGGGGGCGGGCAACATCGCAG CTGGATACATTGTGAAGCAGATGGGATTGCCTCTGAAACTGGTGGCCATGGTGAACTCTAACGACATCGTTCACAGGACGGTAACCGAGGGGGACTTCTCCATGGCGGATCATGTCAAACAAACATTAGCCCCCGCTATCGACATCCAG GACCCGTACAACATGGAGCGGGTGTTCTGGCTGCTGCTGGGCAGAGACGGAGCGTCAGTGAAGAAGATGATGGAGGAGTTTCAACAATCCCACAAACACTCTCTGCCAGAAAACCACCGCAAACTG CTGTCCCAGGTGTTATCCACTGGATCAGTGAGTGATGAAGGCATCCTGGAGACCATGAGGAGGTGCTGGGAGGAGAACCAgtacctcctctgtcctcactcCGCTGTGGCTGTGTGGCATCACTACCACTGTCCCCACAAACCCACCATCAACAG GTGTTACATCGCCACAGCATCTCCAGCCAAGTTCCAGGCCGCCGTGCAGAAGGCAggtctgacctttgacctcccgGAGGCCGTGCTGGCGTTGGACGAGCTGCCGACCCGGTACCAGAACCTGGAGCGGAGCGCAGACTGGTGCAAAGACTGGGAGGAGAGCCTGAGACGGAAAATACAGTCT CTGTTGACTCGACGCCACCCTCTTGCACCTCCTTTTCCTCATATCCAGGGTCAACTCAAATCACTCCCTTCAAGACCGGTTCTCCGACGAAACCCTTCATCCCTCCTCCTCACGTCGTGCTCGGTTTCCCCTTCCTCAAATATCTTTCAGCAGGATGGGGGCTAA